The Corallococcus caeni genome includes a region encoding these proteins:
- a CDS encoding sensor histidine kinase: protein MEEHGADADHKLTEERLALLSVLQELSVAALDLLDPDKPADDFLDRVAERLGCVVALWLQSDVRGQVGLLGASGLSMASRQLPIPRLLPRHPREPGPLLVDLPYPELASPGLVRWSVPIDAAGPGEAPPASLLLLYFDREPHLPRQYRSMVERLGGVLRTALVHRQLFARTLDSERALQHERDFSSAVLDTARALVIVLDPEGRIIRFNRACQEVTGYSFEELRGERFWARLLPLEEAARVEMHFAVLAAGLGHEQYESHWVTRTGERRLISWSSNVLRGESGAIEYVIGTGIDITEHRRTEEERDQTFQREQQARARAEEQEGRSALLAEASGLLDGSLAPEDALRSVAALIVQRFADWCAVDVLEGIHDCQRITEARSEALRATSPARGLREGQDPSEAVDFPSRISVPLLAREHALGTLTLARLEGSGRYGPADVALAQELARRAAMAMDNARLYQQAQLAIGLRDEFLSIASHELKTPVTSLQLSVQGLMRLARTGALRTSPAETVTHALEVIERQAKRMAKLVNTLLDVSRIHAGRLELEFEEVDLAALVRDVAARFAPELATSGTRLAVHADTAVPGVWDRSRLDQIVTNLLSNAIKYGEGRPIEIRVEGDAVMARLEVRDQGIGIPPERHARIFRAFERAVSSRNYGGLGLGLHIVNQLVERLGGSVWVESEAGRGATFTVELPRQGAPAAAAAESTVQPGP from the coding sequence ATGGAGGAGCACGGCGCGGACGCGGACCACAAGCTCACCGAGGAGCGCCTCGCGCTGCTGAGCGTGCTCCAGGAGCTCTCCGTCGCGGCGCTCGACCTCCTGGACCCGGACAAGCCCGCCGACGACTTCCTGGACCGCGTCGCGGAGCGACTGGGCTGCGTGGTCGCCCTCTGGCTCCAGTCGGATGTGCGGGGACAGGTCGGTCTGCTGGGGGCGAGCGGACTGTCCATGGCCTCCCGCCAGCTCCCGATTCCGAGGCTGCTCCCCCGGCACCCACGGGAGCCAGGGCCCCTCCTGGTGGACCTGCCCTATCCGGAGCTGGCCTCGCCGGGGCTCGTGCGCTGGTCGGTGCCCATCGACGCCGCCGGACCTGGCGAGGCGCCCCCGGCCAGCCTGCTGCTGCTGTACTTCGATCGCGAGCCGCATCTGCCACGGCAATACCGGAGCATGGTGGAGCGGCTTGGCGGCGTGCTCCGCACCGCGCTCGTCCACCGGCAGCTCTTCGCGCGGACCCTGGACAGCGAGCGCGCGCTCCAGCACGAGCGGGACTTCAGCTCGGCGGTCCTGGACACGGCCCGCGCCCTGGTCATCGTCCTGGATCCCGAAGGCCGCATCATCCGCTTCAACCGGGCGTGCCAGGAGGTGACGGGCTACTCCTTCGAGGAGCTGCGCGGTGAGCGGTTCTGGGCGCGGCTGCTGCCGCTGGAAGAAGCGGCGCGGGTGGAGATGCACTTCGCCGTGCTCGCGGCGGGGCTGGGGCACGAGCAGTACGAGAGCCACTGGGTGACCCGGACGGGAGAGCGCCGCCTCATCTCCTGGTCCAGCAACGTCCTGCGAGGCGAGTCGGGAGCGATCGAGTACGTCATCGGCACCGGCATCGACATCACCGAGCACCGCCGGACCGAAGAGGAGCGCGACCAGACCTTCCAGCGCGAGCAGCAGGCGCGTGCCCGGGCCGAGGAGCAGGAGGGGAGATCCGCGCTCCTCGCCGAAGCCTCCGGGCTGCTCGATGGTTCGCTCGCCCCCGAGGATGCGCTGCGCAGCGTGGCCGCGCTGATCGTCCAGCGGTTCGCCGACTGGTGCGCGGTGGATGTCCTGGAAGGGATCCATGACTGCCAGCGGATCACCGAGGCCCGCTCCGAAGCGCTGCGCGCCACCTCGCCCGCGCGCGGCCTCCGGGAGGGACAGGACCCCTCCGAGGCCGTCGACTTCCCGTCCCGGATCTCCGTGCCGCTGCTCGCGCGGGAGCATGCGCTCGGCACGCTCACGCTCGCCCGCCTGGAGGGCAGTGGCCGGTATGGCCCGGCCGACGTCGCGCTCGCGCAGGAGCTGGCCCGCCGCGCGGCGATGGCCATGGACAACGCCCGCCTCTATCAGCAGGCCCAGCTGGCCATCGGCCTCCGGGACGAGTTCCTCTCCATCGCCTCCCATGAGCTGAAGACCCCGGTGACGTCCCTCCAGTTGTCGGTGCAGGGCCTGATGCGCCTGGCCCGGACCGGCGCGCTGCGGACCTCGCCGGCGGAGACCGTGACGCACGCGCTGGAGGTCATCGAGCGTCAGGCGAAGCGGATGGCGAAGCTCGTCAACACCCTGCTGGACGTCTCACGCATCCATGCCGGACGGCTGGAGCTGGAGTTCGAGGAGGTGGACCTCGCCGCGCTGGTCCGGGACGTCGCCGCGCGCTTCGCGCCGGAGCTGGCCACGTCGGGAACCCGGCTCGCCGTCCACGCCGACACGGCGGTGCCGGGGGTGTGGGACCGCTCGCGGCTGGATCAGATCGTCACCAACCTGCTCTCGAACGCCATCAAGTACGGCGAGGGCAGGCCCATTGAAATCCGCGTGGAGGGGGACGCCGTGATGGCCCGGCTGGAGGTCCGGGACCAGGGCATCGGCATCCCGCCGGAGCGGCACGCGCGCATCTTCCGGGCCTTCGAGCGCGCGGTGTCGTCCCGCAACTACGGGGGGCTGGGCCTGGGCCTCCACATCGTGAACCAGCTCGTCGAGCGGCTGGGCGGGTCCGTGTGGGTCGAAAGCGAGGCGGGGCGCGGGGCCACCTTCACGGTGGAGCTCCCACGCCAGGGGGCCCCCGCGGCCGCCGCCGCGGAGTCGACGGTGCAGCCGGGGCCCTAG
- a CDS encoding FIST signal transduction protein, whose translation MRIQIGKSRSPDCAVAAREAGQEALRGANAATFALVLCTDQYDAVALASALREELGDVPWAGCCAAGVFAGTELLLQGLVIALFRGDDFLVGVGMGGPVSERPRAAGRAAVAAAVSTLPPKPPGYRRALIVLPDALSGNSTEVVRGAQQEAGAGIRWAGGGAGNNARFVKTAQFTHGQAYQDQVVVIAFDAREPFGVGIQHGWSPYGPPSQVTKARGATAIELDYESASEAYLRTAASRGDALDARNLSHFAMTHPLGIPQANGEFVIRDPLSVESDGSVRFMAEIPDGSLVRVMEGKRTDLLGAAADAAAQAREATPGPLGGAVVFDCVSRYLVLGDEVRDELARFQAALGEGVPVVGCLTLGEVGAMGGGVPQFHNKTAVVVALPG comes from the coding sequence ATGCGGATCCAGATTGGAAAGAGCCGCTCACCGGATTGCGCCGTCGCCGCGCGGGAAGCGGGCCAGGAGGCGCTGCGCGGCGCGAACGCCGCCACCTTCGCCCTCGTCCTGTGCACGGACCAGTACGACGCGGTGGCGCTGGCGTCCGCGCTCCGCGAGGAGCTGGGGGATGTTCCCTGGGCCGGGTGCTGCGCGGCGGGCGTCTTCGCGGGCACCGAGCTCTTGCTCCAGGGGCTGGTCATCGCGCTCTTCCGCGGCGACGACTTCCTCGTCGGCGTGGGAATGGGCGGGCCGGTCAGCGAGCGCCCGAGAGCGGCCGGACGCGCCGCGGTGGCCGCGGCCGTCAGCACGCTGCCTCCCAAGCCGCCGGGATATCGTCGGGCGCTGATCGTCCTGCCGGACGCGCTGAGCGGCAACTCGACGGAGGTCGTGCGCGGGGCCCAGCAGGAAGCGGGCGCGGGCATCCGTTGGGCGGGGGGCGGAGCGGGAAACAACGCCCGGTTCGTCAAGACCGCCCAGTTCACGCACGGGCAGGCCTACCAGGACCAGGTGGTGGTGATTGCCTTTGATGCCCGGGAACCGTTTGGCGTGGGCATCCAGCACGGTTGGTCTCCGTATGGTCCTCCCTCGCAGGTCACGAAGGCCCGGGGCGCGACCGCCATCGAGCTCGACTACGAGAGCGCCTCCGAGGCCTACCTGCGCACGGCCGCGAGCCGGGGAGATGCCCTGGATGCGCGGAACCTCTCCCACTTCGCGATGACCCACCCGCTGGGGATTCCCCAGGCCAATGGCGAGTTCGTGATCCGTGACCCCCTGTCCGTCGAATCCGATGGTTCGGTCCGCTTCATGGCCGAGATTCCGGATGGCTCCCTGGTCCGGGTGATGGAGGGCAAGCGAACGGATCTGCTCGGCGCCGCGGCGGATGCCGCCGCCCAGGCCCGGGAAGCCACCCCTGGCCCGTTGGGCGGCGCGGTGGTGTTCGATTGCGTCTCCCGGTACCTCGTCCTGGGGGACGAGGTCCGGGACGAGCTTGCGAGGTTCCAGGCCGCGCTGGGCGAGGGCGTCCCGGTCGTGGGCTGTCTGACCCTGGGCGAGGTGGGGGCCATGGGAGGTGGGGTCCCCCAGTTCCACAACAAGACAGCGGTGGTGGTCGCGCTGCCTGGGTAA
- a CDS encoding peptide MFS transporter produces MQSTVAAGEARKGHPPGLYLLFATEMWERMSYYGMRGLLVLFLTDKVRGGFGWSTADALGLYGTYTGLVYLTPILGGYIADRFIGQRKAVLLGGVLMIIGHLLLALPGVSIFYAGLGFLIIGNGFFKPNISTMVGGLYPAGDGRRDGAFTIFYMGINLGAVLGNFICGTLGERVGWHWGFGSAGVGMTLGVITFVLLAKRYLGTVGLAPAPRPTEAQTTTKDGKRHAFSRDEWDRIIVIFIIALFVVAFWTGFEQAGGLMNLYTDQKVDRSMFGWEVPTTWFQNFNSVFIVTLAPVFAMVWSSLAAKGKDLSIPVKMSLGLIFLAVGFAFMLGASKESAADGKAAAWWVIMAYLFHTMGELCLSPVGLSMVSKVAPQRVTSAMMGVWFLANAVANKLSGVLGGYSEKMGEFSVFLTIVIGAGLAGVILLFLAPMLKRMMHGTDEVTATPAPTHQEGTVHPAT; encoded by the coding sequence ATGCAAAGCACCGTCGCCGCGGGCGAGGCCCGCAAGGGGCATCCCCCGGGCCTGTATTTGTTGTTCGCCACCGAGATGTGGGAGCGCATGTCCTATTACGGCATGCGCGGCCTGTTGGTGCTCTTCCTCACCGACAAGGTGCGGGGCGGCTTTGGCTGGTCCACGGCGGATGCGCTGGGCCTCTACGGCACGTACACCGGCCTCGTGTACCTGACGCCGATTCTGGGCGGCTACATCGCGGACCGCTTCATCGGCCAGCGCAAGGCGGTGCTCCTGGGCGGCGTGCTGATGATCATCGGCCACCTGCTATTGGCGCTACCGGGCGTCTCCATCTTCTACGCGGGCCTGGGCTTCCTCATCATCGGCAACGGCTTCTTCAAGCCGAACATCTCCACCATGGTGGGCGGGCTGTACCCCGCGGGTGACGGCCGGCGCGACGGTGCCTTCACCATCTTCTACATGGGCATCAACCTGGGCGCCGTGCTGGGCAACTTCATCTGCGGCACGCTGGGCGAGCGCGTGGGCTGGCACTGGGGCTTCGGCTCCGCCGGCGTGGGCATGACCCTGGGCGTCATCACCTTCGTGCTGCTGGCGAAGCGGTACCTGGGCACCGTGGGCCTGGCGCCCGCGCCGCGCCCCACCGAGGCGCAGACGACGACGAAGGACGGCAAGCGTCACGCCTTTTCCCGCGACGAGTGGGACCGCATCATCGTCATCTTCATCATCGCGCTGTTCGTGGTCGCGTTCTGGACGGGCTTCGAGCAGGCCGGTGGCCTGATGAACCTCTACACGGACCAGAAGGTGGACCGCTCCATGTTCGGCTGGGAGGTGCCCACCACCTGGTTCCAGAACTTCAACTCCGTGTTCATCGTCACGCTGGCGCCGGTGTTCGCGATGGTGTGGAGCTCGCTGGCGGCGAAGGGCAAGGACCTGAGCATCCCGGTGAAGATGTCCCTGGGGCTCATCTTCCTGGCCGTGGGCTTCGCGTTCATGCTGGGCGCCTCCAAGGAGAGCGCGGCGGACGGCAAGGCGGCGGCGTGGTGGGTCATCATGGCGTACCTCTTCCACACCATGGGCGAGCTGTGCCTGTCGCCGGTGGGCCTCTCCATGGTGAGCAAGGTGGCGCCCCAGCGCGTCACCTCCGCGATGATGGGCGTGTGGTTCCTGGCGAACGCGGTGGCCAACAAGCTGTCCGGCGTGCTGGGCGGCTACTCGGAGAAGATGGGTGAGTTCAGCGTGTTCCTCACCATCGTCATCGGCGCGGGCCTGGCGGGCGTCATCCTGCTGTTCCTCGCCCCCATGCTGAAGCGGATGATGCACGGCACGGACGAGGTGACGGCCACGCCGGCGCCCACGCACCAGGAAGGCACCGTCCACCCGGCCACCTGA
- a CDS encoding ATP-binding protein, whose amino-acid sequence MTPRLPAVKVQDVSPDNAPEVSVRATSTLLLYFEHRYGAERLAKVWRDHGFTLGLDYMRQPTNYVSLRFLERVAAALREESGDSRFMREAGLFTASPQALGFVFYMLRAFGSPKACYKQTIDFSPSYNRVGTFAVDLLEHKRLKLSYRSSIPEQNRNICELRMGQFASFPTIWGLAPAEVRETECQVLGGEACRYHLTWTDPPTLWGHYLGLLLGMVSGLLATHLGWGDALFSVTSLGVGGFALGGWLDRRREIKRKDELLAAQAQANMGSLRELQQRYDEVFGSNVALEDRVVARTRELSEANAKLETALAKQREQDRLKTEFFDNVSHELRTPLTLILLSLDALQKEPESLPTVVRQHLVTLDRSTQRLLRLIDNLLNLAQLEAGKVRLRYQPLELHAFLSSQLLPFRTVAEKQGLTLVLEGGPVSPVHVDAERIEGVFHNLVSNALKFTPAGGTIAVRVREDDTDVHVEVVDTGQGMAPADLAVIFDRFAQADTSGTRRFGGSGIGLALVKETLELHSGGIEVSSTPGQGSSFRVRLPKGTQHLREDLRERRATDLPTRRERRSSGRFATVLAATVAGAQRPSEPQDHTRADAKAPRILVVEDDAEIRAFIADILAPGYRVLEATNGEEGVRRALEERPDLVVSDVMMPVLSGLNLLVQLRSHAQTVDLPVILLTARQEVSAKVEALGAGANDYLGKPFSPRELLARVETQLRLREAAVRAAENERLAAIGLLTSGFAHEVRNPLNGLMNALIPLKEVVQGKQTGGDPNLGPAMLEVMEECGQRIRHLAESLLSFVRTAEKPVAVRLDAALDSTLSVLGWRIPPGVVVERSYQCAEPIWGDPGTLNQVWLNLLDNAVRAVGDTGRVQVETAQQGDEALVTIVDTGVGIRPEDLERLFQPFFSTRAAGEGTGLGLALSRRIVLQHGGRILITSQMGKGTRVEVRLPLRPAHAEPLASTPTAGASRGRWSRRMG is encoded by the coding sequence GTGACCCCTCGCCTGCCGGCGGTGAAGGTGCAGGACGTGTCACCGGACAACGCCCCCGAGGTGAGCGTCCGCGCCACGTCCACGCTGCTGCTCTACTTCGAGCACCGCTACGGCGCGGAGCGGCTGGCCAAGGTGTGGCGCGATCACGGGTTCACCCTGGGCCTGGACTACATGCGCCAGCCCACGAACTACGTCTCGCTGCGCTTCCTGGAGCGCGTGGCGGCGGCGCTGCGCGAGGAGTCCGGCGACTCGCGCTTCATGCGCGAGGCGGGCCTGTTCACCGCGTCACCGCAGGCGCTGGGCTTCGTCTTCTACATGCTGCGCGCCTTCGGCTCGCCCAAGGCCTGCTACAAGCAGACCATCGACTTCTCCCCCAGCTACAACCGGGTGGGGACGTTCGCGGTGGACCTGCTGGAGCACAAGCGGCTCAAGCTGTCCTACCGCAGCAGCATCCCGGAGCAGAACCGCAACATCTGCGAGCTGCGCATGGGCCAGTTCGCGTCCTTCCCCACCATCTGGGGCCTGGCGCCCGCGGAGGTGCGGGAGACGGAGTGCCAGGTGCTGGGCGGCGAGGCGTGCCGCTACCACCTGACCTGGACGGATCCGCCCACGCTCTGGGGCCACTACCTGGGCCTGCTGCTGGGCATGGTGAGCGGCCTGCTGGCCACGCACCTGGGCTGGGGTGACGCGCTCTTCTCCGTGACGTCGCTGGGCGTGGGCGGCTTCGCGCTGGGCGGCTGGTTGGACCGCCGGCGCGAAATCAAACGCAAGGACGAGCTGCTCGCGGCGCAGGCCCAGGCGAACATGGGCTCGCTGCGGGAGCTGCAGCAGCGCTACGACGAGGTCTTCGGCAGCAACGTGGCCCTGGAGGACCGCGTGGTGGCGCGCACGCGCGAGCTGTCGGAGGCGAACGCGAAGCTGGAGACGGCGCTCGCCAAGCAGCGTGAGCAGGACCGGCTGAAGACGGAGTTCTTCGACAACGTGAGCCACGAGCTGCGCACGCCGCTCACGCTCATCCTGCTGTCCCTGGATGCGCTCCAGAAAGAGCCGGAGTCGCTGCCCACCGTGGTGCGGCAGCACCTGGTGACGCTGGACCGGAGCACGCAGCGGCTCCTGCGCCTCATCGACAACCTGCTCAACCTGGCCCAGCTGGAGGCGGGCAAGGTGCGCCTGCGCTACCAGCCGCTGGAGCTGCACGCGTTCCTGTCGTCGCAGCTGTTGCCCTTCCGCACCGTGGCGGAGAAGCAGGGGCTCACCCTCGTTCTGGAGGGCGGGCCGGTGTCCCCGGTGCACGTGGACGCGGAGCGGATTGAAGGCGTGTTCCACAACCTGGTCTCCAACGCGCTCAAGTTCACCCCGGCCGGCGGCACCATCGCGGTGCGCGTGCGCGAGGACGACACGGACGTGCACGTGGAGGTGGTGGACACCGGGCAGGGCATGGCGCCCGCGGACCTGGCCGTCATCTTCGACCGCTTCGCCCAGGCGGACACGTCCGGCACGCGGCGCTTCGGGGGCAGCGGCATTGGCCTCGCGCTGGTGAAGGAGACGCTGGAATTGCACTCGGGCGGCATCGAGGTGTCGAGCACGCCGGGGCAGGGCTCCAGCTTCCGCGTGCGGCTGCCCAAGGGCACCCAGCACCTGCGCGAGGATTTGCGCGAGCGCCGCGCCACGGACCTGCCCACGCGCCGCGAGCGCCGCAGCTCCGGCCGCTTCGCCACCGTGCTGGCCGCCACCGTCGCCGGGGCGCAGCGCCCCTCGGAGCCGCAGGACCACACGCGCGCGGACGCGAAGGCGCCGCGCATCCTGGTGGTGGAGGACGACGCGGAGATCCGCGCCTTCATCGCGGACATCCTCGCGCCGGGCTACCGCGTGCTGGAGGCCACCAACGGCGAGGAGGGCGTGCGCCGCGCGCTGGAGGAGCGGCCGGACCTGGTGGTGTCCGACGTGATGATGCCGGTGCTGTCCGGCCTGAACCTCCTGGTGCAGCTGCGCTCCCACGCGCAGACGGTGGACCTGCCCGTCATCCTGCTCACCGCGCGCCAGGAGGTGTCCGCCAAGGTGGAGGCCCTGGGCGCGGGCGCCAACGACTACCTGGGCAAGCCCTTCAGCCCGCGCGAGCTCTTGGCGCGCGTGGAGACGCAGCTGCGCCTGCGCGAGGCGGCCGTGCGCGCGGCGGAGAACGAGCGGCTGGCGGCCATCGGCCTGCTCACCTCCGGCTTCGCGCACGAGGTGCGCAACCCCCTCAACGGGCTGATGAACGCGCTCATCCCGCTCAAGGAGGTGGTCCAGGGGAAGCAGACCGGCGGCGACCCCAACCTGGGCCCCGCCATGCTGGAGGTGATGGAGGAGTGCGGCCAGCGCATCCGCCACCTGGCGGAGTCGCTCCTGTCCTTCGTGCGCACGGCGGAGAAGCCCGTGGCGGTGCGGTTGGATGCCGCGCTCGACTCCACGCTCAGCGTGCTGGGCTGGCGCATCCCGCCGGGCGTCGTGGTGGAGCGCTCGTACCAGTGCGCGGAGCCCATCTGGGGCGACCCGGGCACCCTCAACCAGGTGTGGCTCAACCTCCTGGACAACGCGGTGCGCGCGGTGGGCGACACCGGCCGCGTGCAGGTGGAGACGGCGCAGCAGGGCGACGAGGCGCTCGTCACCATCGTGGACACCGGCGTGGGCATCCGCCCGGAGGATCTGGAGCGGCTCTTCCAGCCCTTCTTCTCCACGCGCGCGGCAGGGGAGGGCACCGGCCTGGGCCTGGCGCTCAGCCGCCGCATCGTCCTGCAGCACGGCGGGCGCATCCTCATCACCAGCCAGATGGGCAAGGGCACGCGGGTGGAGGTCCGCCTGCCCCTGCGCCCGGCGCACGCGGAGCCCCTCGCCTCCACCCCCACCGCGGGTGCGAGCCGCGGCCGGTGGTCGCGGCGCATGGGCTGA
- a CDS encoding methyltransferase domain-containing protein, translating to MYLMESADESRRLLEQEQSQDTRAMLHRTGLKPGDRVLDAGCGPGGIAELMAEVVGEGGHVTGVDLHEGRVAEARARNAHRPRLTFLQADVRTTGLPADAFDYAWSQYVFEYLPDRHAALAELIRVTRPGGRVVVSDIDGLGFQNWPFPEHLREGTQRIVEALATRGFDLYVGRKLFSEFRRAGLADVRVHLMPFYLCAGAAEDRLVRDWKTRFEALAPVGAAAFGGPAAYQSHCDDFLAMLEDPEGLKYAVTLVTEGTKP from the coding sequence ATGTACCTGATGGAATCCGCGGACGAGTCCCGCCGCCTCCTGGAGCAGGAGCAGTCCCAGGACACGCGCGCCATGCTGCACCGCACGGGCCTCAAGCCGGGGGACCGGGTGCTGGACGCCGGCTGCGGCCCCGGCGGCATCGCGGAGCTGATGGCTGAGGTGGTGGGGGAGGGCGGCCACGTCACCGGCGTGGACCTGCACGAGGGCCGCGTCGCGGAGGCCCGGGCGCGCAACGCCCACCGCCCGCGGCTGACGTTCCTCCAGGCGGACGTGCGCACCACGGGGCTGCCCGCGGACGCGTTCGACTACGCCTGGAGCCAGTACGTCTTCGAGTACCTGCCGGACCGGCACGCCGCGCTCGCGGAGCTCATCCGCGTGACGCGGCCCGGGGGGCGGGTGGTGGTGTCCGACATCGACGGGCTGGGCTTCCAGAACTGGCCCTTCCCGGAGCACCTGCGAGAAGGCACCCAGCGCATCGTGGAGGCCCTGGCGACGCGCGGGTTCGACCTGTACGTGGGCCGCAAGCTGTTCTCCGAGTTCCGCCGCGCGGGCCTCGCCGACGTGCGCGTGCACCTGATGCCCTTCTACCTCTGCGCGGGCGCCGCGGAGGACAGGTTGGTGCGCGACTGGAAGACGCGCTTCGAGGCCCTGGCGCCGGTGGGCGCGGCGGCCTTCGGCGGCCCGGCGGCCTACCAGTCGCACTGCGACGACTTCCTGGCGATGCTCGAGGACCCGGAGGGACTGAAGTACGCGGTGACGCTGGTCACCGAAGGAACGAAACCGTGA
- a CDS encoding PilZ domain-containing protein, which translates to MSVPTHEVLIVHPNELRRNALKSALRAHRVSVVGSQLEATRRMEASVPTLIIAPADNARRFLRHVDRAAPEAVCVFVCARSDQQGLEELVETAAEGHVFSTVDDALSEGELSMRLRDILQLRASTRVVLDAGMRVDFLLRDRPFSAECQDLGHFGAALQVPMDASMGAFLPGTPLDSLSMVRDGRPVLHVARAYVRHATPVQQGTHAFLRVGISWRPAADESTAAPPRTLRDAVAVQAALRKALRRELPVWLHPPDSHTAHFRLESATVEACDERGLLRGRVSAALPASVGEVVHLAFEMGGQRYRGVTSMLHVGHDGVALGMPRSLAVENRRGQQRFRPSAHHRFLVRFTSPFSGQRITRAVLDLGARGFAFPIDASCEVLPVGSHLDTTLLLPDGSEVACRVEVRSADVVPFESRHDQRLRPYRCGVRILDMPRAVRDAIVDAFVSARAPQVRDGAVFRFPDLWRMMEAAHYTFHPDHPFGEESRVLPVLEATHERLGRARELGRSLVFTDSRRLLGHVNGLRMYSGTWLVQHLAVMPGFRRSEQISSELTSLAVEVGEAMEDVEFIRYMWRTDNRWPHRLGTWLARVLEGQGLCHLRQFHYLRADLEVTPAVDAAALPAVRDAGPEDRQWLESYLRRRGEMVRLLSEDLRADSSAEAVLGERFRAAGLHRERRMFVVDGDAGPLALALQDEATPGLSLIEVTNGFNLVVPDREHPRARDAVAALTLRCMAHARERDRRAALGLVDALDVPVLRELGFVDQGRFSEWTFHRSMVRRWCEAWRSLFERQLPMRRTKRRPPVPAPAQAPNQEAR; encoded by the coding sequence ATGAGCGTGCCGACTCACGAAGTCCTCATCGTCCACCCCAACGAGCTGCGCCGCAACGCGCTGAAGTCCGCGTTGCGAGCACACCGGGTCTCGGTGGTGGGTTCACAGCTGGAGGCCACGCGGCGCATGGAGGCGTCCGTGCCCACGCTGATCATCGCGCCCGCGGACAACGCGCGCCGCTTCCTGCGCCACGTGGACCGCGCCGCGCCGGAGGCCGTCTGCGTGTTCGTCTGCGCGCGGTCGGATCAGCAGGGCCTGGAGGAGCTGGTGGAGACGGCCGCGGAGGGGCACGTCTTCAGCACGGTGGATGACGCGCTGAGCGAAGGCGAGCTGAGCATGCGCCTGCGCGACATCCTCCAGCTGCGCGCCTCCACGCGCGTGGTGCTGGACGCGGGGATGCGCGTGGACTTCCTGCTGCGCGACCGGCCCTTCAGCGCGGAGTGCCAGGACCTGGGCCACTTCGGCGCGGCGCTCCAGGTCCCCATGGACGCGTCGATGGGGGCCTTCCTTCCGGGCACGCCCCTGGACTCGCTGTCCATGGTGCGCGACGGCCGGCCCGTGCTGCACGTGGCGCGCGCGTACGTGCGCCACGCGACCCCCGTGCAGCAGGGGACGCACGCGTTCCTGCGCGTGGGCATCTCCTGGCGGCCCGCCGCGGACGAGTCCACGGCCGCCCCGCCGCGCACGCTGCGGGACGCGGTGGCGGTGCAGGCCGCGCTGCGCAAGGCGCTGCGGCGCGAGCTGCCCGTGTGGCTGCACCCGCCGGACAGCCACACGGCGCACTTCCGGCTGGAGTCCGCCACGGTGGAGGCCTGCGACGAGCGCGGCCTCCTGCGCGGGCGGGTGTCCGCGGCGCTGCCCGCGAGCGTGGGGGAGGTCGTCCACCTCGCCTTCGAGATGGGCGGCCAGCGCTACCGGGGCGTCACCAGCATGCTCCACGTGGGGCATGACGGCGTGGCCCTGGGCATGCCCCGCTCGCTGGCGGTGGAGAACCGGCGCGGGCAGCAACGCTTCCGCCCCAGCGCGCACCACCGCTTCCTCGTGCGCTTCACCTCGCCGTTCAGCGGCCAGCGCATCACCCGCGCGGTGCTGGACCTGGGCGCGCGCGGGTTCGCCTTCCCCATCGACGCGTCGTGCGAGGTGCTGCCGGTGGGCTCGCACCTGGACACCACGCTGCTCTTGCCGGACGGCTCGGAGGTGGCGTGCCGCGTGGAGGTGCGCTCGGCGGACGTCGTCCCCTTCGAGTCCCGGCATGATCAGCGCCTGCGCCCCTACCGCTGCGGCGTGCGCATCCTGGACATGCCGCGCGCGGTGCGCGACGCCATCGTGGACGCGTTCGTGTCCGCGCGGGCGCCCCAGGTGCGCGACGGCGCGGTGTTCCGCTTCCCGGACCTGTGGCGGATGATGGAGGCCGCCCACTACACCTTCCACCCGGACCACCCCTTCGGCGAGGAGTCCCGCGTGCTGCCCGTGCTGGAGGCCACGCACGAGCGGTTGGGCCGCGCGCGGGAGCTGGGGCGCTCGCTCGTCTTCACGGATTCACGGCGGCTGTTGGGCCACGTCAATGGCCTGCGCATGTACTCCGGCACGTGGCTGGTGCAGCACCTGGCCGTGATGCCGGGCTTCCGTCGCAGCGAGCAGATCTCCAGCGAACTCACGTCGCTCGCGGTGGAGGTGGGCGAGGCGATGGAGGACGTGGAGTTCATCCGCTACATGTGGCGCACCGACAACCGCTGGCCGCACCGGCTGGGCACGTGGCTGGCGCGCGTGCTGGAGGGGCAGGGGCTGTGCCACCTGCGCCAGTTCCACTACCTGCGCGCGGACCTGGAGGTGACGCCCGCCGTGGACGCGGCGGCGCTGCCCGCCGTGCGCGACGCGGGCCCGGAGGACCGCCAGTGGCTGGAGTCGTACCTGCGCCGCAGGGGGGAGATGGTGCGCCTGCTCAGCGAGGACCTGCGCGCGGACTCCAGCGCGGAGGCCGTCCTGGGCGAGCGCTTCCGGGCGGCGGGGCTGCACCGGGAGCGGCGGATGTTCGTGGTGGACGGCGACGCGGGGCCGCTCGCGCTGGCGCTCCAGGACGAGGCCACGCCGGGCCTGAGCCTCATCGAGGTCACCAACGGCTTCAACCTCGTGGTGCCGGACCGGGAGCACCCGCGCGCGAGGGACGCCGTGGCGGCGCTGACGCTGCGGTGCATGGCGCACGCGCGCGAGCGGGACCGGCGAGCGGCGCTGGGCCTGGTGGACGCGCTGGACGTGCCGGTGCTGCGCGAGCTGGGCTTCGTGGACCAGGGCCGCTTCTCCGAGTGGACCTTCCACCGCTCCATGGTGCGCCGCTGGTGCGAGGCCTGGCGCTCGCTCTTCGAACGGCAGCTGCCCATGCGGCGCACGAAGCGCCGGCCTCCCGTGCCGGCTCCGGCGCAGGCCCCGAACCAGGAGGCGCGGTGA